The DNA window GACAGCTCCTTTCAAAAAACCAAACCATCTCTTTCCACCTGGGACAGCTTCTTGATCTTTGTAAACTTCATCAGTTTCCACGGTGAAGTTTTCATCATTCTTCAAGCCTTTTTCATAGAGCTTCACATCTTCCTCGGTCTTTTTAATCTCACTGATCTTCAAATCAATCTTCTCAATTCTGTCTTGCAAGTTTTGAAAGCAGGCCGTCAGTTTGATGCGTGTGTTCAAAACATCCACAGTTGTGTCCAGCTGTTGAGGTTCAAGTTCTGCTATGAAACACATCAACTGCTTGATTCCTTTTTGTGTGACATCATAGGAATGCTCAAGTTCCTCTAGCTCATTCTCTGCTCGTGCTTCATCCTGGCAGttatcaaacaggaagtgagcagGCTCATTCTTTTCATTTGTGGCACATTTAATGTTTGCTACTTCAAGAGCTTTGAGAGCATTTTTAGGTCGTCTTCCATCTGAGTGTGTGATGAGAGCTACAATGTTTTTCTCCACATCTTTTCCAAACAGAGACatcactgaattaaatatgtagaTCAGTCGCTCACTCAGTCGATTATCTGTTGCCTTCATCACCAGACCCACTGCATGAACTTCATGAACTCCATCGTCCAATCGAAACAAGTCCAATAATTGTTGACTGACGATTGCATCATGTTCAATCCCTCTGGTGTCTCCAAATCCAGGAGTATCGATGATGGTCAGAGAGTAGGGCAGAGTTTCATCTTCAAAGCCAAAAATCTCGTACACGACCACATCTGATGTCTGACTTTCTGTctggttttcatttttctccCCCTCTACGATCTGAAACCAGACTCCATCCTCCCACTTCACTCCCATGGTGTAGTTGATAAGAGCGTTTATCAGAGTAGATTTTCCTGCTCCTGTTTCACCCACAAGCAAGATGGTTTTATTTGTCTTGTTTGGAATTTTTTCTCCAACAGTCATTTTTGCCAGCGTTCCAAACTCctctttctttggtttcagATGGTAGAGAGCAGGAGATCCTGAAGAGATCAAGGTACTTCTGGAGATGACAGCCTTGAATTTAGATGAGTTGTTCCTGTTgaaaaaattaaacacagcTCAACACGTGTTTAAAACTTTATGCGGTGGCTTTTATCCATTGCAAATCCAATACATCGCTGGGGACAGTTAAGAAAGATTTTAAACCTATCTTTGTACAAACCTATGATCCTTCCCTCCATGCAGCCATCTActcatttataaacacagacCTAAAAATAATTACTGAAGTCTAAGCCAccagaataaaaacattaatcCAAGCGGACCAAACAACAAACATTACTAGACAGCAGATATTAGCGGCTGTTAGTATCCTAtatcaaaacactgaaaacacaatAGTTTCAAAGAGTGACAATGATTCCACCCAAAAGCTAAAGTCAGCATAGCCTCAGGATGAAGCTCAGGTTTAGGTTAGTGTATTTGTTCCAGTAGATAAATTTGGTCTGAAACAAGTGAAGTACACTTCACAACCTCCATCTATCCAGCGCCCcttgcttatccttttcagggtcgcaggggggcactggagcctatcccagctatcataggGAGAGAGGTGGGGTATGAGTAAGAGAAGGTCTTGATATTtatacaaacacagacaaaaaatgtttttatttcaaataaaagtttctctttttctgctaaTGTGTCCCATCAACTCTATTACTTTGTAAACGTGTTACGTGTAATTTGTGTCTCATAAATCTTTTACATATTTTCACATTAGTTATCTATAATTGAAAAGCAATTAAttcaaaattctttttttttaagtagttcTTTCTCCCCGCTTTTGCCAAGTGCCACTCAGAGATTTCTGCTCTCTCTAGCTCTGAGGATTATAATCTTCAGTCTCCCCCCAGAAGGTCTATGTGTAAGTTATGCATTATCTAAATATGAGCAAGTTTTCTAGGGAATACCTCAACATTGGTTGATCAGAAAATACAAAACCCAGATTGGACTCATGTGCTTTTTGGATTTACCCCAGGCTGGCGTATTTATCCGCAGCACCTTAAAGGCCCGtctatgaaaatgttgtttgacATTAAATCGGTTCGTGGCTCAAAAAAGGATGGGAATACTGACCTAAATGATTAAGTTAATGGGGCAGGGATatcaatattatatttttatgggTTCACACAAAAGTTCTTGCCCgtaaaatgacaaatttaacCTTGACCTTATATGTACGACTGGGTATTGTCACTGAGTTCAAGTTTTATTGTCATATACAGATAAACAGTGTAGCCACATTTACCCATAATGAAATTCTTTGGCTCGTGCTCCTCAGCTTTACATGAGCATATAGAAAATGTCCAGTTATACTtaagaagaaaataacaaaacaataacaataataataataaagaaaaacaaacaaacaaaatactaaACTATTCAACAAATGATTCGAACCTGATTAACCTTTTAAATTAAGAATATTTCATTGCAAATTATTTGactatttctctgcaattacaaactctgtgtaaacgATCTGTGTGTTAAAAACAAAGCTGGCACTTAAgggacttcatcagaggtgtaagcatcacagcagatacctttgtgtcaaagtgacTGATGGTCAAACGCAGAAAaatatgaaggagattttcATGGCCTGGTCTTTTATAGCAGATAATcatcttaaaaatattctgcagtagaccAAAAACGGAAGCTGTCCGGTAGCtactgaacagcagaaattaggctttccTGTTGGAAgtcatgtttgaaaaaaaaaaaaaagcagtcgaCAGCACTGTACACAACAGTAGACTGATGCGTAATAAGCAagcaaataatgcagaaaacagagatttgagatgggaaaaTGGTCTAGAAGTAcactaagagagagaaagagttgTGCAGGAAGTGTGCAAAGTTAGAGCAATCCATTTACCTGCTTTttaattgtttgctgttttagctgtttggtggtaaaacaacatttatatttaaaaatcgattTCAAAATGTAATGACTCGATATCACATTCAAATTAAATTTGATTTTAATCaggaaatcagttttttttaaacccaccccTAACTGTATGTGATCGCTATCTGAAAACCTAAATTCTGACTATTACTTCAGGAGGAATAGCAATTTTTATGAATTCTGGACACCAGATACCTCACCTTGGCACAAGCTCATAGGTGAGGCTAAAATGCAAATACatttaccaaaataaaaatcaatattgTAAGGATAAGCTCACTCAATTGTACAGTTTTACGATCAGTTTTGGTGATAATGCGCATGATGATATATTAAAACATGAAGATAACTGTATCTCTTAACTGTACTTATTGTACTTACGTTGCCATGTTGATGACAGAGATCCACACAGTGAGGTGTCAGGAAAATCTTGCTCtggagtaaaacaaaaaaaattaatcccATCTATTTCTAAAGAATTACATTTGGTAGATCTTTCTGTTCACACCGATCTGATGATTAGGAGAATAATTACAATCAGGATCTTCATTTTCAATTAGTTAAATGTTCTCTTTCTGTAATTTTATCTTGATCCCCTGATTCCAGCATTTCAAGTGATCTTACCTGTATTGTATCAGGAAGCTCtgtgatgctgaggaggcagagaaGGGAGCGTTGCACAGTTTTATACCCTCAGAGGAGGGACGATGAGACCATGCAATCACATGACTTCTTTGAAATCACAGAATTAAAAGAAGGGAATTTGAGCAGCAATGTTGCCCCACCCCCCTACTCATAACAAAACTGAAAGTGTTTCCAccttgcatgtgtgtttttgtgtgtgttgcaaATCAGTCTAAAGTCTGTCACAGCTTTGAAATGAAATGGGCAGCTTtgacaaaaaaatgacaaaaacgtTGCTCTGTGGGAGCCCAGGAACAGAACTCACTTCTTACTGGGgttatcacacacacagacacacacacacagtgacatgaGACAGAGCAACAAAGCggagataaaaacagaatgtgCACAGGATCATGAAGGGACTATCCCAGACTGAATACTGGAGTTGTACCTAATCCTCACTCATCTGTTCCCCACTCGTTTCCAGAATGGCATCAAGCTGTTTGCTTCACTCTGTTAACTTAAATATACactgttagattataatattattttatgccatgttagacccctaattaaagattgtgaattgtTATGTAgtcttagtttgcattattctcctgaattagaagaagctgacaactattgcattagttaaactggtTTGCATTACactagactgctgatttattgtggatgaatgatattgtttatgatgcattatactgctgagttataagaaatactgtttgcagaaagtcatcgccttatttgtctgattagaagagaacatgctggagttttctgccccatctcagcaggagcagataaacagggagccaaggtcgtagcttaggcgccgtgtgagagaaagcatgtgaatgtttaggcttttatgataaggtgggggcaccagaggctataagagtttgagcaatgctccaccatttagagatctgaggctgtctgcatcagtgtccatctcccacgtgtgtgatcattaaaatcatcgtttgactcaacccggccagACCAGTGTTggtattgtggtttttcctcttgtctccatccccaattttgaactcgtaacaacacacacacacacagccctggactttttgtttcattatgaCAACTGTTAAACCGAATGGTAAACAGAGGGGGTAAAGCTGGCCAGAGTTCCTTACTAcctctcaaatcaaatcaaaccattttttttgtcacatcacatgtgcaggtacactggtacagcacatgcgagttaaattcttgtgtgcgagccccacaagcaacagcaaatacaataacataggaacaaagcaaaatacaagaatgggaATCTGAGATTtataagaataaatatatgtacaaatataagaatgtatgcGCATTACTGAATATGTATACCAAACATGTGTAtatacatttgtgtgtgtgtgtgtgtgtgtgtgtgtgtgtgtgtgtgtgtgtgtgtgtgtgtgtatacatatatataaaataaaataaaatatacagaggttaGCAGTTCGATGTTGTGCAAAGAaatggcattactgtacagtatgtagtgcataatgttgaagttccagtagtgaagctgaggtgtctatgacgtgttcagcagtctgatggcctgatggaagaagctgtctctcagtctgctggttcgggaccggatgctgcagaacctccttcctgatggaagtagtctgaacagtttatggctggggtgactggagtccttgatgatcctccccgctttcctcaggcagcgcttcctgtagatgtcttggagggagggaagctcacctccaattatccgttcagagcaccgcactactcgctggagagctttgcagttgtaggcggtgctgttgccataccaggtggtgatgcatccagtgaggatgctctcaatggcacagtgatagaaggtcctgaggatgcgggggctcatgccgaatcttttcagtctcctgagaaagaagaggcgctgctgggccttcttcactgttttgtttgtgtgtactgaccacgtaagatcctcagacagatgtacaccaaggaaccggaagctgctcactctctccacagcagcgccgttgatggtgatgggggtgtgtacttctctgcacctccggaagtccactatcaactcctttgtctttgtgacgttgagggtgagatggttgtcttgacaccagtgggtcagggcgctgacctcctccctgtaagccgtctcatcaccgttggtgataagacccaccactgtagtgtcgtctgcaaacttcacaatgatgttggagctgttagtggctgtgcagtcgtaggtgtagagtgagtacaggagagggctcagtacacacccctgtggagcaccagtgttcagtgtgacgggggatgaggtgatgctgcccagtctgaccacctggcgtctgtcagacaggaagctaaggatccagctgcagagggagctgctcagtcctagatcctgcagtttacctgctcaatcgtgtctacacccatctggaccagccggcgagcactgtgagggtcatgttttttgacttttccagtgctttcaacaccatcaggccgaccctcctgggtgataagttagcagcgatgcaggtggatgcttctctggtgtcctggattgttgattacctgacaggaagaccacaatatgtacgtctcccacagtgtgtgtctgacaaggtgattagcaacacaggggcaccacaggggactgtcctctcccccttcctcttcaccctctacaccacagacttcagccactgcacagagacctgccatcttcagaagttttctgatgactctgcggtggttggatgcatcagcagggatgatgagacagagtaccgggctgtggtcgactcctttgtctcgtggtgtgagcagaatcatctgcagctcaacgtggcaaagaccaaggaactgatcgtggacttcaggaagaccaggaaacacttgacccctgtttcaatccagggggtcagtgttgacattgtggaggactataaataccttggagtacacattgacaataaactggactgggctaaaaacaccacagcactttacaggaagggccagagtcgtctctattttttgaggcgactgaggtccttcaacatctgccagaaaatgctgaggattttctatgagtctgttgtggccagtgtgatcctctatgctgttgcatgctgggggagcaggctgagggtcgcagatgccaacagacttaataaactgatccgtaaggccagcaatgttgtggggatggagctggactccctcaaggtggtgtcggagaggcggatgctgtccaagataaagacaatgttggataacacctcccacccactccatgacatgctggtcagtcacaggagctcgttcagtgagagactgagattacccatgatgcaccactgaacgacacaggaaatcattcctgcctgtggctccctgtacaacgcatccacttaacacactgtttgctgctacaactacacatgttttttttccaactatttatttataagtgacttatgtatgtatgtatgtatatatatgtatatattgtactattcttagttagcgtattgtctgtcttgtcttaatgttggtttaaaatggagcactgtaacaaaaaataatttcccccagggatcaataaagtattgtgattctgattctgattcctgtccagcttcgagggaacgatggtattgaatgctgagctgtaatctgcaaacagcatcctcacatacgtgtctctcttctccaggtgtgacagggcagcatgtagtgtcagggctatggcatcatcagtggacctgttgtggcggtatgcaaactgtagagggtccagtgagtcgggtagtgcagagcggatgaagtccctgaccagcttctcgaagcatttgctcacgatgggggtcagggctacaggtcgccagtcgttcaatgaggagatggtggaggatttgggtacagggacgatggtggccattttgaagcaggctgggactacagacagagagagggaaaggttgaagatgtgcgtgaacactccagccagctgagccgcgcatgacttgaggacgcggccgggaatcccgtccggaccagcaGCTTTGCGtccgttcaccttcctgaagcacctccgcacatcctcctcagacacagtgtgcgcactgacgtcatccgcggtgcgcacactgtccggtctcatggtgttcgctgtgtcgaatctagcgtagaatacgtttagatcctcacacagagaggccgtggtctgcggtgtgctggttttccctctaaagtctgtgatcgtgtttagtccctgccacatactccgagggttgtcaaactgttgctccaccctgtccctgtactcacgtttggctgctttgatcgtcttccggagttggtaatgtgcgtgtttgtagtccgatgtgttcgccgAGGCAAAAGCGGTGCTGTATGCCaccagtgccgcgcgaacatctccgttaatccacaGTTTTTggtttgggaaggatttaactgttctggatgggacgacatcttccacacATTTTGAATATTGAATGTTGAATATTGATTCAATCAATATTCAATATATTTCCTGATAAATcagcagactgagtctgtgtactccTCAATGTCGTCAGCAGCCATgcgaaacatttcccagtccgcgtgatctcTCTGCTCTTTGTCCCTGCTCAGCATCACAAaggaccagtgttgggactaacgcgttattaagtaacgcgttacagtaactacgttattattgtggtaacgagcacggtaactagttattatgccaaaatcaggaacgcgttactcgttactgggatttagattggctcgttactcgttacttcatgtggtggctatcgcggagcttccacagattcagtaacattagcaagtggtggaggccagcaggtggatgagagacccgaagcggccgccggtccgagtgtgaactgaacttcaggtaagaagttatgacctgcagtctctctgggtcagatataaaccaagtttaggtggagtttattttcgttattctgactttttccgtactgcgtgctagctagcatgacggagtttctatacagctggatggtgctatgaagttaatgatgttgaactttattttgttcataagttattagagttgccaaccgtcccgtctggtattcagagaaaatattacgcgtttcttattgaggtgaaaaggaacagtttgtcccgtaattcagctacaatggaaaaggcacaaagctggagttattctgtgtttacgctgcacagctgcctcttctcctctcattctcccccctccctctcccgtttctacttcaatcatgaaactgatcaatgatcagctgatcggctctcttgtttgtttatcgcccactttgcgccgaaagaggaaaccagcggatgtcgcgctaaacagcagcagcacgtttaagcttgatcagctgttgttagaatttatttaatattaatttctagtatcagctgatgtttgctggagccacagctgtaaagctgctggtcatgatatggtttggttatcttgtgagagggaaacatgaagatgaaaccaggagatgtccttaccgaatcatcagagctgaacaggtgatggagaaacaggtttaccttttaggtgacatgaatgagttgaagttatgaactgtttctgagagacaaataacaccaggatccttttctacgtagctgacagctggtaactgtgcaggggcgggtctagcaaagtgttgccagggggccatgtagggcattaacagggagaggggggcacaaagaaatacttttctttcttattctcatttaaaatgtctatcttttaaaaaataataatctgaatcttacaacaaacgattgatagattgatgcatatataccatcaaaacagtgaacatcactgtcacaacagtgtttattttcattcaaaggctttatgatttttcctataatggtgggccagtctctagtcaaaatgcccgggacaattttctgtcccagtccagccctgtatgcagctcatctgcagtctggtgttacctacatcttcctattcagaaggcagaatttccgagttctgagtacaatcaaagcaccacgactgcagtttttgtgttgatgtaaaaggcgcacatgacactgtgacgtaggctagaatcatggcagcagtcaatgacggtccaggcgtgggatttctctagtggaaatatgcacattatcttttcctttctgttggtaggtggcacagtgcacttgtggcaagtaagcaagctagaagactggcaaagttatggaagcaatacattaacaagagaattatgagtaaaaccaaagttactttccctagtaactagttactttgaaagtaacgagtaacttgaagtaactgagttacttttgagagaagtaactagtaatgtaactaagttactattttaaagtaacttacccaacactgcaaaGGACCCTGGCACATTACAGCTAAGATCACTTCAAATGTGGGGATCAGGAGATCAAACTGAATTTAGTGGTGAAAAATAATTGCTAAATTATTGTGAACctggtagaggacccaagcTTGAAAGATAAAGACCCCCTGCGGGGGCGACAGGGGAATTCTTTATAAATACGTACAAACTTCACTGGTATgtttggacacaccttgtcgttaaatagtttttcttcatttataatgactgtttacattgtagattctcacagaagacatcaaaactatgaatgaacagtgaacagtaaagtgtgaaataactcaaaacatgttttatatttttggttCTTCCAAACAGCCACCCTCTGCTTTGATTACTGttttgcacactcttggcattctctccatgagcttcatgaggtagaaatggttttccaacagtcttgaaggagttcccagagatgctgagcacttgttggccctTTGGCCTTCATCCTGCCGTGCATCTCATTCCAAACCATCTCaactgggtttaggtc is part of the Maylandia zebra isolate NMK-2024a linkage group LG3, Mzebra_GT3a, whole genome shotgun sequence genome and encodes:
- the LOC101481051 gene encoding uncharacterized protein LOC101481051, which produces MATNNSSKFKAVISRSTLISSGSPALYHLKPKKEEFGTLAKMTVGEKIPNKTNKTILLVGETGAGKSTLINALINYTMGVKWEDGVWFQIVEGEKNENQTESQTSDVVVYEIFGFEDETLPYSLTIIDTPGFGDTRGIEHDAIVSQQLLDLFRLDDGVHEVHAVGLVMKATDNRLSERLIYIFNSVMSLFGKDVEKNIVALITHSDGRRPKNALKALEVANIKCATNEKNEPAHFLFDNCQDEARAENELEELEHSYDVTQKGIKQLMCFIAELEPQQLDTTVDVLNTRIKLTACFQNLQDRIEKIDLKISEIKKTEEDVKLYEKGLKNDENFTVETDEVYKDQEAVPGGKRWFGFLKGAVTCTVCEETCHYPCTIAKTPGMCEVIQDGNCIVCTKKCPAEKHVKDTWRYVNKTRKVKKTMEILKRTYEVKQEEKKTLLSSLEEEKEKLDEEKNTLVNESYQLVLKLEKIALNVDSLSTNVHLDILIEKMMEKGEKEKVEKLMKIKASQSKGVQTVLRYCYSKVTSAGRAAFNYVFKSGPDSSVD